The sequence CATCCGGTGGTCGGGGATTATGTCAAACAGAAGGGGGCCGATCCCGAGCGCTGGATATCCGGCATGCAGCGCTGGCAGGCGATGCTGACGAAACAGAGCTGACCAAACAGGCTTCCTGACACGGCCCTAACATTATTGTCCTGATAAAATGGAGCATTGGGGCTCTGCATATTCGTCTCTAGCGTTGCTGCAAATGCAATAGGAGAGAGAATCATGGCATTGGTATCAGTCGTGGGCGCAACCGGCCGGCAAGGCCTTGCACAAATACGGCAATTGGCGGCAGCGGGTCATAAGGTCCGCGCTTTGTCACGCAGCGAGAATCCTGATCTGGGGGGCACCAATGCAGCGGATGAATGCCGCAAGATTGATCTCACCGATGAATCGACCTGGGTTCCCGCTTTTGAAGGCTCGGACGCGGTTTTCTACACCCATCCGCTGCAGGCGCGCGAAGATCGTGCGACCATGGTTGGCCGGGTCGCGGCGGCGGCCAAAGAAGCCGGCACCGAGCGTTTCGTCTGGAACACATCAAGCTGGATTCCCGAACGCCCTGGTGAGCCCCATACCTATGGCAACAACACCATCGCGGTGAACGAGATTTTTCGCTCCGGCATGCCCGCCACCGTATTCGGCTCGGTATTGTTCATGGACAATTTGCTGACCAACTGGGCGCGGCCGTTCATCGTTGATGAAAAACGCTATGTCTATCCGCATAACGCGACTTTGGAAGCCAATTGGATCAGCCTCGACGATGTCGGCAAATGTATGGTTGCTGCGATGGATCGCCCTGATTTTGAAGGTTCATGGCTTAATATCGGAGGACCGCAGCGTCTGAAACCGCCGGAAGTGGCGGAAACCCTGTCGCGGGTATTCGGGCATGAAATCAAATATGACCCTTGCACGCCCAAGGAATTCGGCGACTATCTGGTCGAGGCCTTTGGCGATGACGTACCGCCGGAAAATCGCGAGGCTTTCGCTGCCGGGATCACTGCCTTCTACGAATATAATAACAATAACGTCACACGGCCTTTCGAAGTGGACACCGACTTCATGCAGCAGCGTCTGCCGGAAGTTGAATTCGAGACGCTCGAAGAATGGGCTGCACGGCAGGACTGGTCGGAAGACGCGCACCGTCCGCCTGCGGGATAGCAGCCATGGCGCACCGGATGGATCGCAAAGTTGTGTGGGGATCGGCGGCGCATCGCGCCCCGGTCTTGGCGCAGCTTTTGGTGAATGGCTGGATAAAGAGGGAATAACCGTTGTATATAGTGCCATTAGCGAGAAATAGCTAACTTCCAGTCCATCGGGTCAGACACGGAGCGATTGGCTTTGACCGTCAAGAAACTCCGTAAAAGTCGCGGTACCAGTTGACGAACTCGGCCACGCCTTCGCGGAACGGGGTTTGCGGACGGTAACCGGTCAACTGCTGCAGCACCCCGGCATCGGCCCAGGTGGCCGGCACATCGCCGGTCTGCATCGGCATGTAATTGCGCACCGCCTTCTTGCCCACTTCATCCTCGATCGCTTCCACGAAATCCAGCAGGCGGATCTTGTCGGAATTACCGATATTGACCACCCGGAACGGAGCGGCGGGGGACAGGCTGTCGCCTTTGACCGCGGTTTCCGGTCCGCCCGGCACCGCGTCGATCAGCAGCCGGATCCCGCGCACAAGATCGGTGACATAGGTAAAGTCACGCCACATCTCGCCATTGTTGTAAATGTCGATCGGCGTGCCTTCCAATATGCCTTTGGTGAATTTGAACAAGGCCATGTCCGGACGCCCCCAGGGGCCATAGACGGTGAAGAAGCGGAACATCGTTGTCGGCATGTCGTAGATATGGGCGTAGGAATGGCCCATGGCCTCGTTCGCCTTCTTGGTCGCGGCATAGATGGTCAGCGGCGTGTCGGCTTTCTGCGTCTCGGCAAAAGGCATTTCGGTATTGGCACCATAAGCCGAACTGGTCGAGGCCATCAGCAGATGCTGTACCGGTACCGCGCGGGCAGCCTCCATGACGTTGAAGGTACCGACGATATTGGCGTCGATATAGGCGCGCGGATTTTCGAGGCTGTACCGGACCCCTGCCTGCGCCGCGAGATGCACGATGATATCCGGCGTGGCGGCCTGAACTGCAGCCTGCACGGCATCATTGTCTTCCAGCATGGCGTGAGTGAAAGTGAACTTCGGATGCTGGTTGAGCAGCGCGATCCGCCGTTCCTTAAGGCGGACGTCATAATAGTCGGTCATGCCGTCATAGCCGGCCACCGTCCAGCCTTCCTGGAGCAGCAGTTCGGCCAGATGAAAGCCGATGAACCCGCCGGTTCCGGTTATGAAGGCTGTCTTCATCGCCCGACCCCGACATATTGGGAGAAGCCGGCTGCCAGAACCGAATCACGATCATAGACATTGCGCAGATCGGCCATGACCGGGGACTTCATGCCCCCGGCGAGGCGCGCGAGGTCGAGCGCGCGAAATTCGTTCCACTCCGTCAGGATGACCACGATATCCGCGTCGCTGGCTGTCTCATAGGCATCGTCAACCCAGGTGACGCCGGGCAACAGCGCCTCGCCTTCGCGCAACCCCTGTGGATCGCACACCCGGACATTGGCGCCGCCACCCACCAGTGCCGGAACGATCGTCAGCGACGGTGCATCGCGCATATCGTCAGTTTCGGGCTTGAATGTGACGCCCATGATGGCAACCGTCTTGCCGTTGACCGAGCCGCCACACAGGTCGAGCAGCTTGTCGATCATCCGGCGCTTGATCGATTCGTTCACCTCGATCACCGTCTCGGTGATGCGCTGGGGAACGCCATGCTCCTGACCGATGCGCGCCAGCGCGCTGGTATCTTTCGGAAAACAGGAACCGCCATAGCCCGGGCCGGCGTGCAGGAACTTGTTGCCGATCCGGCCGTCCAGCCCGATGCCCTTGGAGACCGATTTGACGTCGGCGCCAACCCGCTCGCACAGCGCCGCGATTTCGTTGATGAAGCTGATCTTCGTGGCGAGAAAGGCATTGGCGGCATATTTGATCATTTCTGCCGATTCCAGATCGGTATAGACGATCGGGAATTCGCGCAGGAAGAGCGGACGGTAGATGTCACCCATGACCGATTTGGCGCGTTCGCTCTCGACGCCCACGACCACGCGGTCGGGTTTCATGAAATCATCGATTGCCGCGCCTTCCCGGAGAAATTCTGGGTTGGAAGCCACGTCAAATTCCGCGTCGGGATTGGCATCACGGATAACCGCTTCGACCTTGCGGTTGGTGCCCACGGGTACCGTCGATTTGGTTACCACCACGGCATAGCCGGTCAGAGCCTTTGCGATATCCTCGGCCGCGGCCATGACATAGGTCAGATCGGCATGACCGTCGCCGCGCCGGGTCGGCGTCCCGACCGCGATGAACACCGCGTCGGCGCCATCGACCGCCGCGGCCAGATCCGTCGTGAAGCTCAACCGGCCGGCGGCCACATTGCGTTCCATGACCGCATCCAGACCGGGCTCGTAAATCGGAACTTCGCCGCGTTCGAGCTGAGCGATTTTCTCTGGCAGTTTGTCGACACAGACCACGTCATGGCCAAAATCCGAAAAACAGACGCCCGATACGAGTCCCACATAACCC comes from Sphingorhabdus sp. YGSMI21 and encodes:
- a CDS encoding UDP-glucose/GDP-mannose dehydrogenase family protein; the encoded protein is MKIAMIGTGYVGLVSGVCFSDFGHDVVCVDKLPEKIAQLERGEVPIYEPGLDAVMERNVAAGRLSFTTDLAAAVDGADAVFIAVGTPTRRGDGHADLTYVMAAAEDIAKALTGYAVVVTKSTVPVGTNRKVEAVIRDANPDAEFDVASNPEFLREGAAIDDFMKPDRVVVGVESERAKSVMGDIYRPLFLREFPIVYTDLESAEMIKYAANAFLATKISFINEIAALCERVGADVKSVSKGIGLDGRIGNKFLHAGPGYGGSCFPKDTSALARIGQEHGVPQRITETVIEVNESIKRRMIDKLLDLCGGSVNGKTVAIMGVTFKPETDDMRDAPSLTIVPALVGGGANVRVCDPQGLREGEALLPGVTWVDDAYETASDADIVVILTEWNEFRALDLARLAGGMKSPVMADLRNVYDRDSVLAAGFSQYVGVGR
- a CDS encoding NmrA family NAD(P)-binding protein, producing the protein MALVSVVGATGRQGLAQIRQLAAAGHKVRALSRSENPDLGGTNAADECRKIDLTDESTWVPAFEGSDAVFYTHPLQAREDRATMVGRVAAAAKEAGTERFVWNTSSWIPERPGEPHTYGNNTIAVNEIFRSGMPATVFGSVLFMDNLLTNWARPFIVDEKRYVYPHNATLEANWISLDDVGKCMVAAMDRPDFEGSWLNIGGPQRLKPPEVAETLSRVFGHEIKYDPCTPKEFGDYLVEAFGDDVPPENREAFAAGITAFYEYNNNNVTRPFEVDTDFMQQRLPEVEFETLEEWAARQDWSEDAHRPPAG
- a CDS encoding SDR family NAD(P)-dependent oxidoreductase, translating into MKTAFITGTGGFIGFHLAELLLQEGWTVAGYDGMTDYYDVRLKERRIALLNQHPKFTFTHAMLEDNDAVQAAVQAATPDIIVHLAAQAGVRYSLENPRAYIDANIVGTFNVMEAARAVPVQHLLMASTSSAYGANTEMPFAETQKADTPLTIYAATKKANEAMGHSYAHIYDMPTTMFRFFTVYGPWGRPDMALFKFTKGILEGTPIDIYNNGEMWRDFTYVTDLVRGIRLLIDAVPGGPETAVKGDSLSPAAPFRVVNIGNSDKIRLLDFVEAIEDEVGKKAVRNYMPMQTGDVPATWADAGVLQQLTGYRPQTPFREGVAEFVNWYRDFYGVS